The sequence below is a genomic window from Coleofasciculus sp. FACHB-T130.
TCGTTTCTTGTAGAGACGGTGACGGGAATCCATGCAGTGAAGGCTCATGCAGCCGAAGGAACCGCACGCGATCGCTGGGAAGGTTTATTTGCCCGCTTCATCCGCACCGGCTTTAAAGCTTCTACCACCTCCAACATCAGTAACAATATTGGTGACTTTCTCACTAATTTTTCCAACTTACTCATTCTCTGGTTTGGAGCCGCGCTAGTCATCGACCATCAGCTCACAATTGGTCAGCTAGTCGCTTTTCAAATGCTGGCGGGAAGAATGACCGGGCCACTTTTACGCTTAGTGCAATTGTGGCAAAATCTTCAACAAGTTTTGCTTTCTGTAGACCGCATTGGAGATATTCTCAACGTTGCCCCTGAAGCCGAACCCGGATCGGGTTTAGTCCTTCCCCCTCTGAAAGGTAAAGTTACCTTCGATCGGGTTTTCTTCCGCTATCAATCCAATCAAGAACCAATCCTGCGAGGAATTACCTTCACCGTTCAACCGGGAATGTTTGTCGGCATTGTCGGGCGAAGCGGCTCTGGGAAAAGCACTCTTTCTAAGCTTTTGCAACGACTTTACCCAGTTGAATCAGGTCGCATTTTTATTGATGGGTTTGATATTAAAAGTGCTGATTTAGCATCCTTGCGACAACAAATTAGTGTAGTTCTCCAAGAAGATTTTCTTTTTAACGGTTCCATCTTGGAAAATATTACTTTAGGCAATTCAGAGATTACTACCGAACAAGTTGTAGAAGCCGCACGATTAGCTGTTGCCGATGACTTTATTAGCGAATTAACCCACGGTTACGAGAATCCTGTCGGAGAACGAGGCACCGCTTTATCTGGCGGTCAGCGTCAGCGAATTGCCTTAGCTCGTTTATTCTTATCTCAAGCTCCTATTTTAATTCTCGACGAAGCGACTAGCGCCTTAGATAGCGAAACAGAGCAGCAAGTTTTACAAAATTTACAAGCAATTTCCCAAAACCGTACAGTTTTTATGATTGCCCACAGATTTGAGCCGCTCAAGCGGGCAGATTTGATTTTGGTGCTAGAGAAAGGGGTACTAATCGAACAAGGAACTCATCTAGAATTAATGCAAAAAAAAGGGTTGTATTGGTTGCTTTATCAACGTCAGCAGCCATCTAGTTAAAGACTACTTAAAATCATGCAGTTTCAAGTCAAGTAATTCCCGTAGTAGTCAGACTAAACGAGTGCCATGCTAAGGCAAACAAAATTGCCGCGATCGCGCCAATGAATGTATTGAGAAAATTCACGACTTCGTTGGTAAGCCAATCGTAGCGAGATTGCAGCGTAGCACCAATGACACTTTCCAAATTGGTCGCAATAAACGCTGCTACTATGCACCAAACCACCCCGATGAGATCGATCGCACCAACGCCCCAGCCAACACAAGCGATCGCAACCGATGCCACCACTCCAGCTATTGTCCCCTCTAAAGAAACCGCCCCTTCTGTTCCCCTGGCTACAGGTTGTAAGGTAGTAATCAAAAACGTCCGTTTACCATAAGCTTTCCCGACTTCGCTGGCGGTGGTATCCGAAAGTTTTGTACTAAAACTGGCTACGTAGCCCAGCAGTAAGAAAGGCACCCATTGGGGTTGTCCTAAATAACTCACCAGTACCGTTCCTAAGGCGCATAGAGTGCCCGTGAGGGCGGAACCCCAGACATTCTCCGGCCCGCGTGCCCCAGACCGTTTCTCGGCGATTCCCTCGGCTTCTTTTTGAGCCATGCCGATGCGCGTGACGGCAGAACCTACGAGAAAATAGAACATCACGACTAAATATCCCTGCCAGCCGAGGGTACCCCAAATAATGACGCCCAGCGCCCAAGCGTGGAGGAATCCGGCGGGGGTGAGTAACTTTTTCGGGGCGAAATAGGCGATCGCTAACAAAACTGTATTCAATCCCACTGCAACTAACCAGGGATTGAAAGAATTAATGGTAGAGAGCATCTGTAAAAATCTTGAATTCATAACACTCTTTCACAATACTCTCGTCCGTGAGAGAGGCGCAAAAAGGAACCCCAAGTGAAGGATGTATGTATTAGCGATATCACCCTTGATCTTCGCTTGCAAGTAAAGCGCCGCAAAAGCACAGCACTCAGAATATTACCGATGAACCCAACAATCTTTCATCTTGCTTTTCCCATCTCCGATGTTGCCCAAGCGAAAGCCTACTACGCTGATGGACTCGGCTGCCAGGTTGGGCGTGAAACCCGCGATGCCTTGATTCTGAATCTCTACGGTCATCAGCTGGTAGGTCACGTTAGCAAAGAACCGATTACCCCGCAACGAGGGATTTATCCCAGACACTTTGGGCTGGTTTTTACATCAATTGCTGACTGGGAAAGCTTGCTAGAACGGGCACAACAGCGACGGTTGCACTTTTATCAGCAGCCGAAACATCGCTTTCCCGGTCAACTCACCGAACATTGCACCTTCTTCCTCGAAGATCCGTTTTATAACCTGATGGAGTTCAAATATTACTCTCATGCCGAGGCAATTTTCGGGGTTCGGGAGTATGCCGAGATTGGCGATTCCCATTAGGAGACGCTACGCGATCGTGCTTCAGTGGTTCTAAAAGTGCCTTCTCCACAGCCTTAACCCCCTTAGCATCTGTAATCATCCACGGGTGCAGCAATACTGGCACCTGTAGATTTTGACCGACGGGCATTTCCGAACTATTCGGTGGCAGAATGATTAAATCAAAAGGCGTCCAGATCGAGGTGAAATTCACCTGTTCCAGCATCGCCACATCCCGATTCAAATCTTGTAGAAAAGCGCTATCAGGGCGCATCTGAACGCAGCCAATCCCATTGTGAAAGTAGCCCGCCCACGTTCCGTGGTTGGGTGCTGATATGGTAATAAAACGCTGCACCCGGTTAATGCCCCCTAGTCGCTGCACGTAGTAGCGGCTAACGATGCCTCCCATACTGAAGCCGACCAAATCAAATGGTTGGTCGGGTGCAAAGGTCTTGGCAACGTAATCAGCAACCTGCTGTGCTAGAGAGTCCAGACCCATCGCACCATTATTGGGGGTGAGGCTGAGGTCATATACAGACCAGCCTTGCTGTGCCAGGTAAGGAGCCATTTTATGGAATACAGCAGCCGTATCGTTGATGCCGTGAATTAGCAATACAGGATTGCGCTTAGGGGCACTGTTCATTTTGCCAGGAATTAATCTCATATAATCCCAGCTTAGACACGAGCGATCGCGGCTGGGGTTGGTTTAGGACAGCCTGTCGAGTGGCTGTGGCTTAAAATCTGAGATTAATGTAAATTCTTGCAACAAAAGAGCGTTTTCCAGAGCTAACTGGCTGGGTAACTGTACTTACTAAAACAAAATTTGTAAATTTTTGTAAAGAACTATCTGGGAATCTTGCGTTTGTCCGCCGTAAAACTTCATAATCCGATCTGGATCGCAAATTGCAACGATAGAAACGCTTTGTCCATATTGTAAAGCGGCTGCTTTCTGAGCTGAGCAGTTGAGCTTATCCTTGGCGATACCAGTCTTGCATCAAAAATAGAATAGCTTGCTCCAATGTTTCGGGAATCAGTCAACATCGTCATTTAAATCTCAGGAGTAATACTAAATGTTTGGTTTTATCAAAAAATTGTTGGGCGGCATTACCGCTTTCATTGGTGGAATTTTTGGCTCTAAGAAATCTGAAGGAAACGAGGCTGCTGCTCTTCCTCGTAAGAAGTCTGGTGGATACTACATGGAGCTAGAAGAGTCCAAAGACGCAAAACCAGCGGCACAAGAGAGCCAGAAGAAGCCAGAACCAGTCAAAGCCCAAACATCAGAATCGAAGAAGCCGGAACCCGCGAAGGCATCTGCATCCGCTTCTAAATCTGCGTCTAATGGACAAAAAGATTCATCGAAGCCTCAAGCAACCCCAGAACTTGTAGGGGCTGCATCCAAGAATTCATCAAACTCTAAAGAAGTCTCAGAACCGAAAGAAATTGCTCAACGGCCCCCAGTAGAGCTAATTCAGACGGCTGAAGGTGTTGAGGCAGTGGTTGCTGAGAAACCAGCAGCACCTATCAACGGCAAGGGTCAAAGCCAATCCGATACCACGTTTGCTCCGAAATACTTGAATCCAATTTCTAGCTCTAATACTCGTCGGCGTCCCGGTCCCAGCATGAGCAACTTCATGGACATGGCGCGTCAGGTGAAAAAATAATCAAAAACTAAAAATTAAAAATTAGCAGGCTTTTTGTCTAATTTTTGATTTGCTTTTTAATTCTTTGACCCTCTGAGGAAAACCAGCCCACTGTACAGTTGGAAAGCTGGGTCCCAGAGGGTTTCTTCACGCCGAAATAAGTCGATATGAGACTTGAGACTTTTTAGAATTTCTGTGCGATCTAGCGCAGTTTGAGCAAAATCTGTAAAATCTGCCCAAATCGGCGTCTGAGCCAAATGTCCTTCTAGAAAATGAAGTAAATTGTTCCAATGACTGCGGTTGGTCGCTTGATTGGGTTGAGTCGGCTGTGGATTGAAGGAAATCCCCTGCCCAAACTGGTAGTTGCTATCGCAAAGGCGAAGAATACTGTGTCTGGAAGGAAGATGCAAGTCGATCAATTGGGCATAGTCTTGGGTTTGAGTTTTCCATTGCAGTTGGCGACGAGCATCTTGGTCGATGACTTCGCCAAAGATTGGTAAGAGTCCTTGCACTTGTTGTCTGACTTCTGACCAGTTGAAGGTCAGGGAACCTGTCTGACCGTGTTCGTTCTCGCAAACGACGCTAGGCGGGGAAGCAGAAAGGAAATGGCTGACGCGAAAAACGTTAAGTTTCCGAACATCTGCAAGGTTTGCCCAGAAGTTGGGAATTTCGGCTTGCTGCATCTGTTGACTGTAGAATCGCAGTTCTCCTACCGGACCAGTTCGGTACAACCGCCAGCCGCGACTGGGAAGTTGTAGCCGTGCGGTGTAAGGGTCTATCTGCACGATTCGAGCTAACTGTTGGGCGGCGACCTGTTTCTTTTCAGCGCTGACGGCTTCTAGAACTAAGACGCCTGCTTCTGTGTCTTCTGGAGCGGCGGTGGCTTGAGCGATCGCGTCTCGTCTTTTTTGTTGGGCGATCGCTTCTATACGTCCCAATCCTTGACGAGCTTGAGTCATAATCTTGGGATTGGTGGTTTCCCGTAGCAGCTGCCGATAGGCATTTTCTGCCGCCTCTAATTTGCCCGTTTCTTCGTACAGGCGTCCCACATAGAACTGTACTAAGGGATTTTGCGGCATCTGTTTTACCAGATGGTTGAGTAACCAGGCAACGGTTTTATAGTCTTTGCGCTCGAAAGCTTCTGCAAGTTGTTCAAGCATTACAGTAATTAAAAAATTAACAATTAAAAATTAAAAATTGAAGCATCCTTCATTTCTAATTGTGCATTGAGCTGTAGCTTAAATCTCTCTAATTTCTGATTCCCATGCCGCAGCTACCAGAGATAAGGCGACCATTGGGGCGGTGACGGCTCGCAGGACACGACGCCCTAGAGAAACGGGTTGGAAGTCAGCAGCGATCGCTTGTTCGACTTCTGCTGGTGTCCAGCCTCCCTCTGGCCCGATGGCGATGACAATCGTTCCTTGCCCTGGATTCTTCAGTTCATCTGCTGTACCTGAAAAACCTGACTCCCCAGCCCCCTCCCCTTGTAGGAGAGGGGCTGGGGGAGAAGCCTCTTGCGGCAATAGATGAATCAAGCAATCGAGTAAATGGGGAGAATCTCCACGAGCAACGCAGATATAATTCTTGTTTTTTATCGAAGAACAATGACTCTTGAGTGAAGACAAAGCAGCCGAAAAGGAAACGGGTTCTAAAATTGTGGGAACGATTTGACGTTCTGACTGTTCAGCGGCTTCTTGGGCAATTCGCTGCCAACGTTCGAGTTTTTGGGGGCTGGGATTGAGCAGGGTGCGATCGCTCACGACGGGCGCGATCGCTACCACCCCTAGTTCGGTACTGTAGCGCACCACTTCATCAAAGCCGTTTTTTGGCAACGCAAGCATTAGCGTTATCGAGCAGGGCAACTCAGTTTGGACGGAAATCGGCTCTAGAAGCTGCCCCTGATTCGCCTCCAGCTTCGCCAGCCACCAGTGCCCTTGTCCATCCATTGCGATAAAGCGATCGCCCTCCCGCAACCGCAACACCCGACTGAGGTAATGCTGTTGTTCGGCAGTCAGGATAATTTGCTGGTTTTGAAATTGAGAGGGAGCGATCGCTAATCGTTGCAGCTGAGCCAATCTTTATCTCCCACTAACAGCAGACCTTTCTAATTTTATCGGACGGAACCTTCGTGGGTTTTAATTTCCACTTGGTGAAGGTCTACTGCTTTGGTGCCATCTACTTTGGCAGCAACCGCTTCGACATGGCTCAAAATTGATTGATCGGGTACAGAACCCGTGAGGATAATCGTGCCACCGTCTTGAGCGATTTCAAGAGTGTCAATATTTTTGAGGTTCGGCTCTTGATCAAATGCAGCAGCAACGCGCTTAGCTAATCCGTTAGCATCGTATTCCCCCTCAAAGCCCATGTATTCTGGCAATGTTGGAGGTTTATGCATCCCAGCCTTCTCACGCAACTCCCAATCATACTCACCCGTAAGTCCTGGACTCATTTGTTCTTCGACAGCCTGAGCGTCATGTTTGCTGTCTCCTTCTGTGCTGGTTTTCTGTTGTCCAAATTGCCTTTCTAACCAAGTCATAATTATTGTTTGCCTTCTAAGGATGTTTTATATTTTCTATTACACATCTATCCCAGTTCTGATTACATCCCTCATCAGAAATCAGTCTTCAGATATAGGACAAATTACTGTTTTCTTAGCTAAACAATAATCCTAGCTTAGGTGCATTTGTCAACTAAAATTCTTTTAATTTAATAATATATATAGCCAGCCTAAATGGTTTCTAAAGGCGAGATACCCGACTTCTCTAAGAAGTCAGGTATCTGAACTGCTGGCATCTTACAGCTCAAATCAGATTGCTACTATATCACTAATTTAACATCCAGTAAAAAAAATAGACATACAAAAATTATTTTTATTTAGAAAGTCTTAAAAAAATAAATTTTAGCAATTATTCAAGCAAAAAAATGACCAGCTATTAGCTTTACAATCTTTAAAAATTTAGAAATTTTTTAAAAGTCGTATCGGCAACTACGAGGAGTTATTTATTCGGTCAAGAAGCTACTGTTGCAAATCCTAAGAAATTGCCGCCCGAATCGGAAAGCCTGTACAGAGGGATAATGTCATAACCAACTTCTCAGACGTGGCATTTCAGGGGGCGAAGTATAGTAAATTCACCCTGTAGGTAGGGTCAGACATCATGCTTGTAGATACGAATTCTAAAAAAATATTGATCGAGTGTGGGCAAAAAACAAGCCAAACCAGCACACTGGAGGGACTCCGCAAGTAATCCCGATAACATTGATGAAAGATTAAAATATTTACAATACATAGCATCTCAATTACATTACCAAGCCAGTAGAGGTGGATTGGTTCCTAAGAATTTTCAAAGTAACCCTGGAAGTTTTAGCTCATAAAGATGGTAACGCTGCCGAAAGAGAGGGGAAATGCTGGAAGAAGACCCTCCAGTAAAAGAATTGGAGTGCAACCCATGCAGACTGAACCGATCGCCGTATTGCTTGTGGAGGATAACCCTGGCGATGCCCGTCTCGTGCGGGAACTGCTGCGGGAAGTCAATGCTCCCCAAATAACGCTGATCCACGTTCAAACGCTCACAGAAGCCCTGGATTGCCTCGTCAGTTCAGAAGGGTTGAACGTTCAGAAGTTGAAGATTGAAAGGTTTAACCAACCAGCGAACCAGCAACCTTTTGAGCTGAAAGGCGATCGCCTCCCACTATCGATCGGGGTGATTTTGTTAGATTTATCGCTGCCAGATGCTCAGGGTTTAGAAACCGTCAGACGAGTCTGCAATGCTGTACCAGAAGTGCCGATTGTGGTGATGTCGGGGCTAGCCGATGAAGCGATCGCGCTTTCTGCTGTACAAGAAGGAGCGCAAGACTATCTCGTCAAAGGTCATGCCGATAGCCATCTGCTGCTCCGCACCGTGCGATATGCCATTGAGCGTCAGCGGATGCAGATACGACTCCAACAAACCCAGCGAGCCTTGCAGCAACAACTGGAGCGAGAAGCCTTAGTAAACCGCATCACGACTGCCTTAAATTCTAATCTCGATCCAAAATCAGTCGTTGATGAAATTGTCCGACAGACAGCAGTCCCGATGAGCTGCGATTTCTGCATGGTAGTCCGAGACTTGTCGGAATCAAACCGAGTTTACATTGAAGCGGAGTATTGGCCCCATTTATCAGATGCCGTAAAGCCGATTTCTCAATCGCCCCTACAAGGGACAACCCTGTCCGTAGAAGGCTGGGAAATGGTGCGAAGTGAGTTGCTCGAAAACCGTCCGGTAGCGATCGCAAACACTACTGACTTTTGGTTGACCCCAGCCTATCAAGCGCTTTGCGCGGAAACGAGACCAAGTACGATGCTCTTGGCTCCTATCTTCGTAAGAGAGCAATTCTACGGCTATCTAGTCGTCGGCTCGATCAAGCCGCGTCCGCCGTTTTTAACATGGGAAATCCAACTGCTGCAACAGTTAGCTGGACAGACAGCGATCGCTCTCTACAATGCCCACGAGCTTGAACAGCTAGAAAGCCTGGTTCAGGAGCGCACTCAGCAACTCGCTCAAGAAAAAACACTGCTGGAAGCCATTCTTGATTCTATTCAAGAGGGAATTACTGTTACTCAACCCGATGGTCAAATCGTGCTGTTAAATCGGGCGGCATTGCAGATATATGGTTTGGTCGGGAATGGCGTTACACCTACCTCCGCTCCAGGCTCTATGCCTCACGTCAAGAATTTCTTAACTAAATTAAAAGTCCGTAACCCCGATGGTTCCCGCCCTCGTCGGTCGGAGCTACCCCTTACAAGGGCACTTCAAGGGGAAGTTTTTACCGATCAGGAGCTGGTGGTACACGGTCTCAATGGAGAGCGCAAGTGGGTAAGTATCAATGGGGCGGCAATCCGCGATGACAGGGGGAAAGTCCTGCTGGCGGTCAATACGACGCGAGATATTACCGAGCGCAAACAAGCAGAAAAGGCACTGCGGGAATCGGAAACCAAATTCCGGACGCTCTATGAATCGACCAGCGCGGCGGTGATGCTGTTGGATGAACAAGAAATTTTCAATTGCAACAGTGCAACCCTACACCTATTTGGCTGTAATGGCTTGGAGGAGTTTTGCGGCAAACATCCCAGCACATTCTCACCACCAACTCAGCCCGATGGTCAAAGTTCCCTGACTCTAGCTTGCGATCGCATTACCACTGCCCTAACAGAAGGCAACTGTCGCTTTGATTGGATTCATCGGACGTTGGATGGTAAAGATTTTCCGGCAGAGGTGACGCTAACGGCAATCGAGCTGGACAACCGAAAAGTGCTGCAAGCGGTCGTGTATGACATTAGCGATCGCATGAACAAAGAAATCGAACTGCGGGAAGCAAAGGAAGCGGCAGAAGCGGGAAGTCGAGCAAAAAGTGAATTCCTTGCCACCATGAGCCACGAACTCCGAACGCCCCTTAACGCCATCTTGGGACTCTCTCACATCCTGCGGCAAGAAATTTTTGGTGCGCTCAATGAGAAACAGAAAGAGTATGTCACCTGCATTAATAACAGTGGCGAACATCTCCTATCGCTGATTAACGATATTCTTGACCTTTCTAAAGTCGAAGCAGGCAAAGAGAAACTCTGCCCGATGCCAATTATCGTGCCGAATTTGTGCGAATACATCGTTACGATTATGAGGGAACAAGCCTACGAACGAGGGCTACAACTCACCAGTGAAATTGACCCAGAAATTGATGTTTGTGTCGCCGATGAACGACGTCTAAAGCAGATGTTATTGAATCTGCTATCGAATGCAATTAAGTTCACACCATCGGGTCAAGTTTCCCTAATTGTGCAAAAGCAGCCAGGATGCATTGCGTTTACCGTAGCGGATACGGGCATTGGTATTGCCCCTGAGAAGCTGTCATTGTTATTTGAGCCATTTCGCCAATTGGACAGCGGACTGAACCGGCAGTTTGCTGGCACTGGTTTGGGGTTGTCACTGACTCGCAGTTTAGCCCGACTTCATGGTGGAGATGTGACGGTTTCCTCAACCCTAGGAAAAGGCAGTGAGTTTACTCTATATCTGCCCGATATGAGCAATGAATCAGTCTCCATCTATCAGTTTCCAAGCGAGGGGGGCGATTCTTCTTCATTGTCTTCTGGACTTAACAATGGCGAGTTAAAAGGCGAGTTAAAAGCCGCCGCCAACCCTTTTTCTATCCCTGGCAAAGGACGAATTCTAATTGTGGAAGACGATGAAAATAGTGGGTTGCTGTTGCAAGACTATCTCCAAGTCGTAGGTCATACCGTTGAACATTTGCTTGATGGGACGGATTTCCTCCAGCGAGTGCGAAACTTCCAGCCCGATCTGATTTTGTTGGATGTAAATTTACCCGGTGGATACAGCGGGTTAGATTTACTAAAAGACTTAAAACAGCAGCCGGAACTGGAAAGACTGCCAGTGGTAATGGTGACGGTAAATACAATGGCAGAAGATCGAGACCGTTTTCTAGAGGCTGGTGCTAATGATTATCTCAGCAAGCCGATAGGCATTCCTCAGTTGGAGTTAATTTTGATGAAACATCTCTGAAGAAGGCAAAAAGTAAAAGGCAAAAGAAAGAATTTTGTTTCTAATTCGGAATTTTTAATTCTTTCAGAATTTGCCAAGCTTTGACAAGATTGCCTTGCAGAAGCGTTGCTACGCCATTCAGGGCTTGAAGTTCGGATAAGTTCGGGTTGATGGCAAGAGCCGGTTTCAAAGCTTTCTGGGCGGCGGCGGGATGCCAATCGTACAGATGGACAAAGGCGAGATAGGCATAAGCGTAAGGATTTTGGGAGTCGATCTCAACGACTCGTTCTAAGGCAGCGATCGCACCTTTGACTTGTCGCTTCAGCGCCTTTGACAAAGCCAGGGTGTATGCCCAATCCCGGTTTTGCGGTTCCCGTTGCAGTCGATATTCCAATGCCGTTAAGGTTTGATTCAGATAGTCTTGAATCGGGTCGTACTGGTTGATGCGCCCAGTTTCTTCAAATATCGACTCTAGAGCTTCTGTCCCTTGGGGTAAGGTAGCGGCTAGAGTCCGCAGTTGAGTCAGCAAATCCAGCTCAGGCGCGGGTGTGGGGGCGGCAAGGGGTTCAATCTTCAGTGTCACGGGGGGAACCTGTATCGGGTAAGTTTCACCCGTTTGCCGGTTCAGGTAAGTCGCTTCTAGGCGGTAAATTCCAGCCGATATATTTGCTGGCGGCAGCATCGCCATCTGTTCGGTGACTCGAAAGCCATTCGCAGAACGCTCAGGGGGAAGAACTTTTGGATACAATTCTCCCATGCCAATCCCGTGATCGTGCAGCCATTCAGATTTGGGATTTTCAACTTTGGGATTCTCAACTTTGGAATTTTCAACAATGCGATCGCTCATGCGCCAAGTCAGCAGCACTAACCCAGATTGCAACTGTTCCCAGGAACCAGACCATTCGTAGGTAATCGGTACGGGAATCCCTGGTGGGGCTTGGTTCGGTACACTCACCTGTTCTAAGCTGACTTGGGTGCGAGGTTCTGTGAGGGGTTGTACTTGGATGGGTGGTGTTTTGCGATGATACAGTTTCAGAACGCTGTCATCGGGTAAATCCCAAGTTTTGTGCAACTGGAAATCCGAACCTTGTTCAACAGTTTGGACGATGATTGCTTGCGCGTCTGGAATCGATCCTTGGTTGCCACTTTTGGTGAGGAACCAGGAAAGCGATCGCGCATCTTGAGGGACAAACTTCTTTCGGGTTCCTACCTGACGCCCATACACCTGAAAATTTTCTAACGCACCGTAATAATTGAAATTGTGCTGGTTAATTTTTGCGGTTGAGGGTAATACTCCTAGTGTGGAACGCAGATAAGGTTCGGTTTGAATAATTTGGGCGATCGCTTGTTGGTGAGGCCATTTTTCTCCCAGATAAACGGGATGCTGGGCATAGGGACTGAGGACTTGCGTGAAATTGGCAAACATCCCTCCCACGGGAAACAGGTTCAGAAACATTAGCAGCACCGCCAAACCAATCGTTCCCCAACGGATATGATGTTTCCAGCGTCCTGTCTGGCGCGTCAAACCATAAGCCAAAAATAGCGCTACCACCGGCAAGTAAGGCAAGACATAGCGAGAATCTTTATTAATATTCAGCGAACCCAGTAAATAAGCTCCCAGCCAAAATACCGCAAGCCAAGCAATTGAATCAAAATTTAGAAATGAAAAATTAAAAGTTGAAGAATTCTCTTGTTGAGTTTTTATTTTTTTAATTGAATAAATCAGCAATCCCACAATTGGAATAAGTAACAAAGGCCAAGACACATGGTAAGGAAGAATTTTCCAGTAGTAAGTCCAGGCGTCTAGAGTATTGAGGGCGGGATCTCCCTCCGCGATCGCTGAATCCACGGTTGCGCGTTTTCCCGCTGTCAGCATCAGCAGCCAATTGGTGCGATACCAAGGACCAAAGACCAAAACCGAAAGCAGCAACCCAGAAACCAGTTGCGCGAGGCGTCCCCATGCCCGGTGCCGAATCGTCCCAAACCCCACCCACAAAATCGGCGTCAACAGAAAGAACAGCGCTGTCTGCTTTACCATCAGCGCCAGCCCCAAAGAAAGTCCAAACGCCGCCGCCCAAACCCATTCTCTTGTTCTTTGCGTCCTCTGTTCCTCTGCGGTTCGACAATTCCGCCAAACCGTCAAGCAAAAGAAACTCAATGTCACAACCGCTGTCAGCGGATAATCCAGCAGAAAATCCAGGCGATATTGATAAATCCCCGGTAACAATTGGCACAGCCCAGCCGCCCATAAACCGACTTCAATGCTAAATAGCTGGACGCCCAAACCATAAACCGAACCCAAAAGCATCGCACTGAATAGCAACAGAACCAGCGTGGCTTGATCCGCCCCCGTCCCAAAGAGATGCTGGAGGATAGCAGTCGCAATGTAGGTAAAAGGCGGCACTTTGGAGGTCAACAGCCAA
It includes:
- a CDS encoding glycosyltransferase family 39 protein, producing the protein MTDKDKSTKFKNRSLLILGIIWLVGAVSDRIWFTLDHSVPAWDQADYLTGSLNYWRALQQPQWFSGEWWTSFWLLTSKVPPFTYIATAILQHLFGTGADQATLVLLLFSAMLLGSVYGLGVQLFSIEVGLWAAGLCQLLPGIYQYRLDFLLDYPLTAVVTLSFFCLTVWRNCRTAEEQRTQRTREWVWAAAFGLSLGLALMVKQTALFFLLTPILWVGFGTIRHRAWGRLAQLVSGLLLSVLVFGPWYRTNWLLMLTAGKRATVDSAIAEGDPALNTLDAWTYYWKILPYHVSWPLLLIPIVGLLIYSIKKIKTQQENSSTFNFSFLNFDSIAWLAVFWLGAYLLGSLNINKDSRYVLPYLPVVALFLAYGLTRQTGRWKHHIRWGTIGLAVLLMFLNLFPVGGMFANFTQVLSPYAQHPVYLGEKWPHQQAIAQIIQTEPYLRSTLGVLPSTAKINQHNFNYYGALENFQVYGRQVGTRKKFVPQDARSLSWFLTKSGNQGSIPDAQAIIVQTVEQGSDFQLHKTWDLPDDSVLKLYHRKTPPIQVQPLTEPRTQVSLEQVSVPNQAPPGIPVPITYEWSGSWEQLQSGLVLLTWRMSDRIVENSKVENPKVENPKSEWLHDHGIGMGELYPKVLPPERSANGFRVTEQMAMLPPANISAGIYRLEATYLNRQTGETYPIQVPPVTLKIEPLAAPTPAPELDLLTQLRTLAATLPQGTEALESIFEETGRINQYDPIQDYLNQTLTALEYRLQREPQNRDWAYTLALSKALKRQVKGAIAALERVVEIDSQNPYAYAYLAFVHLYDWHPAAAQKALKPALAINPNLSELQALNGVATLLQGNLVKAWQILKELKIPN